The following coding sequences lie in one Apium graveolens cultivar Ventura chromosome 1, ASM990537v1, whole genome shotgun sequence genomic window:
- the LOC141697896 gene encoding uncharacterized protein LOC141697896 gives MRFRIPVVLVSDNRPQFAGSVFEAYLKELGIKHKRASVAHPQGNKKVEVTNRTILRGLEKILEEFKKSWPDELPKVLWSYGNTPMTSTRETPFKLAYEIEAPLLVETGSPSQRIVNFEEFSNIEGFRTNLELLDEVRDHNIRKMESYKEKTKHYFRKKANIREYDVGDLVLGDTEALNPKIKASSS, from the coding sequence ATGAGATTCAGGATCCCGGTGGTGCTGGTCTCAGACAACAGACCACAGTTCGCGGGTTCAGTTTTTGAAGCATACCTGAAAGAGCTAGGAATCAAGCACAAAAGGGCATCCGTGGCACACCCCCAAGGAAACAAAAAGGTGGAAGTAACTAATAGGACCATACTCCGGGGTCTAGAAAAAATATTGGAAGAGTTCAAGAAGAGTTGGCCTGATGAGCTCCCAAAAGTCCTATGGTCCTACGGAAATACTCCCATGACAAGCACCAGAGAAACACCCTTCAAACTTGCTTATGAAATCGAAGCTCCGCTCCTAGTGGAGACCGGATCCCCTTCCCAAAGAATCGTCAATTTTGAAGAATTCTCAAATATCGAAGGTTTTAGAACCAACTTGGAGCTTTTAGACGAAGTAAGAGACCACAATATACGAAAGATGGAAAGCTACAAAGAGAAAACAAAGCACTACTTCAGGAAAAAAGCAAACATCAGAGAATACGATGTGGGGGATCTTGTCCTTGGGGACACGGAAGCTTTGAATCCAAAAATCAAGGCAAGCTCCAGCTGA